A genomic stretch from Mycobacterium cookii includes:
- a CDS encoding WS/DGAT/MGAT family O-acyltransferase — protein sequence MQQLSWTDDMMLRAETSATPLQIQMLLIYDPSTAPGGKVTFKGILEELDARLHLADVFRRRLIEVPGGFDRPYWVDDPSFDLEYHVRHIGLPQPGDWRQLCIQVARLHARQIDLRRPPWEITVIEGLNSIPGVPKGSFAMALKLHHCAVDGMASVQMIAAMHDLAADGPRPAAPDRPWQPAPLPTTANLLSHSMIKAALYPVRAGTVLASSAPKVVRGLAGLPGQLVRGVSRVAEAGAPSFPPTTRFNETVSPHRVFEARFHDLADFKRIKARVPGSTVNDVALAYVGGTLRRYLDGHGELPDDSLVAACPISLRDAGNSGGKGNMLFGRLQTLGTDIADPLERLAAIAASTAGSRSESDQSTRTQLVELIGTVPTSLLGVAAKAASVLPFSGPTVANTTVTNVPGPTEPIFFAGARLLRAAGLGPLIGGLNLIHVVASYNGILSIGATADRDALPDPATYAECMEHAFQDLLSCSS from the coding sequence ATGCAGCAGCTGAGTTGGACCGACGACATGATGCTGCGCGCGGAAACGTCTGCCACCCCGCTGCAGATCCAGATGCTGCTGATCTACGACCCCTCGACCGCCCCGGGCGGCAAGGTCACCTTCAAAGGGATCCTCGAAGAACTCGACGCGCGGCTGCACCTCGCGGACGTCTTCCGGCGGCGGCTGATTGAGGTGCCGGGCGGCTTCGACCGACCGTACTGGGTGGACGATCCCAGCTTCGATCTCGAATATCACGTCCGCCACATCGGGCTGCCTCAGCCCGGTGACTGGCGGCAGCTGTGCATTCAGGTCGCACGGCTGCACGCCCGACAGATCGACCTGCGACGTCCGCCGTGGGAGATCACCGTCATCGAAGGGCTGAATTCCATTCCGGGAGTGCCGAAGGGCTCGTTCGCGATGGCGCTCAAACTGCATCACTGTGCGGTCGATGGCATGGCCAGCGTGCAGATGATCGCCGCGATGCACGACCTCGCCGCGGATGGCCCACGCCCGGCGGCGCCGGACCGCCCCTGGCAGCCCGCCCCGTTGCCGACGACCGCAAACTTGTTGTCGCACAGCATGATCAAGGCGGCGCTCTATCCGGTGCGGGCGGGCACGGTGCTCGCGTCGAGCGCCCCCAAGGTCGTGCGCGGCTTGGCGGGTCTGCCCGGCCAGCTGGTCCGTGGAGTGTCCAGGGTCGCCGAGGCCGGCGCACCGTCGTTTCCCCCGACGACCCGTTTCAACGAAACGGTGTCACCGCACCGTGTTTTCGAGGCCCGGTTCCACGACCTCGCCGACTTCAAGCGGATCAAGGCGCGGGTGCCCGGTTCGACGGTCAACGACGTCGCACTCGCCTACGTGGGAGGAACCCTTCGCCGATATCTGGACGGCCACGGCGAACTTCCCGACGACTCACTCGTCGCGGCCTGTCCGATCTCGCTGCGCGATGCGGGCAACAGCGGCGGCAAGGGCAACATGTTGTTCGGTCGGCTGCAGACGCTCGGTACCGATATCGCCGACCCGCTCGAGCGACTGGCCGCAATCGCCGCGTCGACGGCGGGCAGCCGTTCGGAGTCCGATCAGTCGACGAGGACTCAACTCGTCGAGCTGATCGGAACGGTGCCGACCTCGTTGCTCGGTGTGGCGGCGAAAGCGGCGAGCGTGCTTCCGTTCTCCGGCCCGACCGTCGCCAACACGACCGTGACCAACGTGCCAGGACCTACCGAGCCGATCTTCTTCGCCGGCGCGCGGTTGCTCCGCGCCGCCGGCCTCGGGCCGCTGATCGGTGGCTTGAACCTCATCCACGTCGTGGCGAGCTACAACGGCATCTTGTCGATCGGCGCCACCGCGGATCGCGACGCGCTGCCCGACCCTGCGACATACGCCGAATGCATGGAGCACGCCTTCCAGGATTTGCTCTCCTGCTCAAGCTGA
- a CDS encoding SRPBCC family protein produces MAVRASREIVIDAPPGVILEALADVGSLSSWSPVHKRIQVLDWYSDGRPHHVKATIKIFGLVDNEILEYHWGPNWVVWDAADTFQQRGQHVEYNLHPVGVDKTRVRFDITVEPAGPVPAFVVRRASEIVLDAATKGLRDQVMAARGSESST; encoded by the coding sequence GTGGCTGTTCGAGCATCTCGAGAGATCGTCATCGACGCGCCGCCGGGGGTCATCCTGGAGGCGTTGGCCGACGTCGGGTCGTTGTCGTCGTGGTCGCCGGTGCACAAGCGGATTCAGGTGCTGGACTGGTATTCCGACGGTCGGCCCCATCACGTGAAGGCCACCATCAAGATCTTCGGATTGGTGGACAACGAGATCCTGGAGTACCACTGGGGGCCCAACTGGGTGGTCTGGGATGCCGCCGACACATTCCAGCAGCGCGGGCAACATGTGGAGTACAACCTGCACCCGGTCGGTGTGGACAAGACCCGGGTGCGTTTCGACATCACCGTTGAGCCGGCGGGGCCGGTGCCGGCGTTCGTCGTGCGGCGGGCCAGTGAGATCGTGCTCGACGCCGCGACCAAGGGGTTGCGGGACCAGGTGATGGCCGCCCGGGGATCCGAGTCGTCGACATAG
- a CDS encoding CaiB/BaiF CoA transferase family protein, which yields MTGPLDGVRVIELGGIGPGPHAGMVLADLGADVVRVRRPGVAIASAAKPGEAGRHRTTLTMPAEDRDLLHRGKRTVDLDVKADPKSLLDLAAKADVLLDCFRPGTCERLGIGPDDCAAVNPRLIFARITGWGQDGPRARTAGHDINYLSQTGALSALGHRDRPPMPPLNLVADFGGGSMFVLLGIVAALYERERSGKGQVIDAAMVDGVSVLAQMMWTMKSTGALRDQREAFLLDGGAPFYRCYETADRKYMAVGAIEPQFFAQLLAGVGLAADEVPGQFEIGSYPEMFEVFTERFASKTRDEWASVFDGTDACVTPVLTWSEAAADPHLTARATVINTGGVDQAAPAPRFSRTPPGPVGSPPAAATPLDEIGW from the coding sequence TTGACCGGCCCCCTGGACGGGGTGCGGGTGATCGAACTCGGCGGCATCGGACCGGGCCCGCACGCGGGGATGGTGCTCGCGGACCTGGGCGCCGACGTGGTGCGGGTACGCCGGCCCGGCGTGGCGATCGCGAGCGCGGCGAAGCCGGGTGAAGCGGGTCGCCACCGAACGACACTGACGATGCCCGCCGAGGATCGCGACCTGCTGCACCGCGGCAAGCGAACCGTGGACTTGGACGTCAAGGCCGACCCGAAGTCGCTGCTGGATCTGGCCGCGAAGGCCGACGTGCTGCTGGACTGCTTTCGCCCCGGGACCTGCGAGCGACTCGGCATCGGCCCGGACGACTGCGCGGCGGTCAACCCGCGGCTGATCTTTGCGCGCATCACCGGATGGGGACAGGACGGGCCGCGGGCCAGGACCGCAGGCCACGACATCAACTACCTGTCGCAGACCGGGGCGCTGTCGGCGCTCGGTCATCGTGACCGGCCGCCGATGCCGCCGCTGAATCTGGTCGCCGACTTCGGCGGCGGTTCGATGTTCGTTCTGTTGGGCATCGTGGCCGCGCTGTACGAGCGGGAGCGGTCGGGCAAGGGTCAGGTGATCGACGCCGCGATGGTCGACGGCGTCAGCGTGCTGGCCCAGATGATGTGGACGATGAAGTCGACCGGCGCGCTGCGCGACCAGCGCGAAGCGTTTCTGCTCGACGGCGGCGCACCGTTCTACCGCTGCTATGAGACCGCCGATCGCAAGTACATGGCCGTCGGCGCTATCGAGCCGCAGTTCTTCGCCCAGCTGCTCGCCGGAGTGGGCCTGGCGGCCGACGAGGTGCCCGGCCAATTCGAAATTGGTTCGTACCCAGAGATGTTCGAAGTCTTCACCGAGCGATTCGCGAGCAAGACGCGCGACGAGTGGGCGAGCGTCTTCGACGGTACCGACGCGTGCGTCACGCCGGTTTTGACGTGGAGTGAAGCCGCCGCCGACCCCCATCTCACCGCGCGGGCGACGGTGATCAACACGGGCGGAGTCGACCAGGCCGCACCGGCGCCACGGTTCTCCCGCACACCGCCCGGACCGGTTGGGTCGCCGCCGGCCGCCGCTACCCCGCTCGACGAAATCGGCTGGTAA
- a CDS encoding SRPBCC family protein: protein MAINETREIVIEASPEEILDVIGDLDTVTEWSPPHQSAEVLEKDKNGRPLKVKMKVKAAGITDEQVVAYTWSKNKVSWTLISSGQQRSQDASYTLTPDGDNTKVTFELSVDPVVPLPGFVLKRAIKGTVDTGTKGLRDRVLELKKGDA from the coding sequence ATGGCAATCAACGAAACCCGCGAAATCGTCATCGAGGCCAGCCCGGAGGAGATCCTGGACGTCATCGGCGATCTGGACACCGTGACCGAATGGTCGCCGCCGCATCAGAGCGCCGAAGTGCTCGAGAAGGACAAGAACGGGCGCCCGCTCAAAGTGAAGATGAAGGTGAAGGCGGCGGGCATCACCGACGAACAAGTGGTGGCCTACACGTGGAGCAAGAACAAGGTCAGCTGGACGCTGATCAGCTCCGGTCAGCAACGCTCGCAGGACGCGTCGTACACGCTGACGCCCGACGGTGACAACACCAAAGTCACCTTCGAACTCAGCGTCGACCCGGTGGTGCCGCTGCCCGGTTTCGTCCTCAAGCGCGCCATCAAAGGAACGGTCGACACCGGGACCAAGGGTCTGCGCGACCGGGTGCTGGAACTCAAGAAGGGCGACGCTTGA
- a CDS encoding alpha-keto acid decarboxylase family protein has product MNDPSYTVGDYLLDRLAELGVTEVFGVPGDYNLEFLDHIVAHPQLRWVGNANELNAGYAADGYGRLRGLSAVVTTFGVGELSAANAIAGSYAEHVPVVHIVGGPSKDAQGTRRALHHSLGDGDFEHFLRVSREITCAQANLMPATATREIDRVLSEVREQRRPGYLLLPTDVARFETEPPTAPLPRYTGGTSPRALAQFADAAAELIADQQLTVLADLLVHRLNTVDKLEALLAADVVPHATLTWGKSLVDESAPEFLGIYAGAASAEPVRRAIEDAPVLVTAGVVFTDMVSGFFSQRIDPARTIDVGVQQSTVGNLVFAPLEMGAALDAVTSILTKRGVKSPAVTSPSHQVQPSKPDRDLPLSQKVLWDRFCDALTPGNIVLADQGTSFYGMATHRLPQGVTFIGQPLWGSIGYTLPATLGAGLAERDRRPVLLIGDGAAQLTVQELGTFSREGLSPVIVLVNNDGYTIERMIHGKTAPYNDIVAWRWADIPTALGVTNHLFFRAENYGELDDAFVAAADHRDRMVLIEAVVPRLDIPDLLTQLVAPTSADGSPRR; this is encoded by the coding sequence GTGAATGACCCGTCCTACACCGTCGGCGATTACCTGCTGGACCGCCTGGCCGAACTCGGTGTCACCGAAGTATTCGGCGTGCCCGGTGACTACAACCTGGAATTCCTGGACCACATCGTGGCGCACCCGCAGCTGCGATGGGTCGGCAACGCCAACGAGCTGAACGCCGGATACGCCGCCGACGGCTATGGCCGGCTGCGTGGATTATCAGCTGTGGTAACCACATTCGGGGTCGGCGAGCTGTCGGCGGCGAACGCGATCGCGGGTAGCTACGCCGAGCACGTGCCGGTGGTGCACATCGTCGGCGGGCCGTCGAAAGACGCGCAGGGCACCCGCCGGGCCCTGCATCATTCGCTGGGCGACGGCGACTTCGAGCACTTCCTGCGCGTCAGCCGGGAAATCACCTGTGCCCAGGCCAATCTCATGCCGGCGACGGCGACCAGGGAGATCGACCGGGTGCTCAGCGAAGTACGCGAACAGCGACGGCCCGGGTATCTGCTGTTGCCCACCGATGTGGCCCGCTTCGAAACCGAACCCCCGACCGCCCCGCTGCCCCGATATACCGGCGGCACCAGCCCGCGGGCGTTGGCGCAATTCGCCGATGCCGCAGCCGAACTCATCGCCGACCAGCAGCTGACCGTGCTGGCCGACCTGTTGGTGCACCGCCTCAACACCGTCGACAAGCTCGAGGCGCTGCTGGCAGCCGACGTGGTCCCACACGCCACGCTTACGTGGGGCAAGAGCCTGGTCGACGAGAGTGCACCGGAATTTCTGGGCATCTATGCGGGCGCGGCGAGCGCCGAACCGGTCCGTCGTGCGATCGAGGACGCGCCCGTGCTGGTGACCGCGGGCGTGGTGTTCACCGACATGGTCAGTGGCTTCTTCAGTCAGCGCATCGATCCCGCCAGGACCATCGACGTCGGGGTACAGCAGAGCACGGTCGGCAACCTGGTGTTCGCGCCGCTGGAGATGGGAGCCGCGCTGGATGCTGTCACCTCGATTCTCACCAAGCGGGGTGTCAAGTCGCCGGCGGTCACGTCGCCGTCCCACCAGGTGCAACCGAGCAAGCCCGACCGCGACCTACCGCTGAGCCAAAAAGTGTTGTGGGACAGGTTCTGTGACGCGCTCACCCCCGGCAACATCGTCCTCGCCGATCAGGGCACCTCGTTTTACGGCATGGCCACCCACCGGCTACCCCAGGGCGTGACGTTCATCGGCCAGCCGTTGTGGGGGTCGATCGGATACACGCTGCCGGCCACCCTCGGCGCGGGACTTGCCGAACGCGATCGCAGGCCGGTGCTGCTGATCGGCGACGGCGCCGCCCAGCTGACCGTTCAAGAGCTGGGCACCTTTTCGCGCGAGGGACTGTCGCCGGTGATCGTCCTGGTCAACAACGACGGTTACACCATCGAGCGGATGATTCACGGAAAAACAGCGCCCTACAACGACATCGTCGCGTGGCGCTGGGCCGACATTCCCACCGCGCTCGGCGTGACCAACCATCTCTTCTTCCGCGCCGAGAACTACGGCGAACTCGACGACGCGTTCGTCGCGGCGGCCGATCACCGCGACCGGATGGTGTTGATCGAGGCGGTCGTGCCGCGACTCGACATCCCCGACCTGTTGACCCAACTCGTCGCGCCCACCTCCGCGGACGGCAGCCCGCGCCGCTAA
- a CDS encoding (2Fe-2S)-binding protein, with the protein MFVCLCNGITSQVVADAIAGGASTTKEISKACGAGAECGRCRRTLRLLLGAQGGDRKRLRL; encoded by the coding sequence GTGTTCGTCTGCTTGTGTAACGGCATCACCAGCCAGGTGGTGGCCGATGCCATCGCCGGCGGCGCGTCGACGACCAAGGAGATTTCGAAAGCCTGCGGGGCGGGCGCCGAGTGTGGCCGGTGCCGGCGCACCCTGCGACTGCTGCTCGGCGCGCAGGGTGGCGACCGGAAGCGCCTGCGCCTCTAG
- a CDS encoding fatty-acid--CoA ligase yields MSPGGPPSHSMVIASDYRVPDPDQVWPLLQRRRSALAGIGAHHVLVYTSTHDYGRVLVTIGVRSREPIVELLRSRVFFDWFDAVGVEDLPAVFAGEIVERFGSVDVPARTAPGVVVAAMASVDDVATLTTEIRGALPRFEAAGIRETRLFRAFDDGHEVMILQELDDEDRARQWIENPDHAAPWIAGAGRGAYPPVFVGTFSDMMRIEE; encoded by the coding sequence ATGAGTCCAGGAGGCCCGCCTTCGCATTCGATGGTGATCGCATCGGACTACCGCGTGCCCGACCCGGACCAGGTGTGGCCACTGCTGCAGCGCCGTAGGTCCGCGCTGGCCGGCATCGGTGCGCACCATGTTCTGGTCTACACCTCGACACACGATTACGGCCGCGTGCTCGTGACGATCGGAGTGCGCAGCCGGGAACCGATCGTCGAGCTGTTGCGGTCACGGGTGTTCTTCGACTGGTTCGACGCCGTCGGCGTCGAGGACCTTCCGGCGGTGTTCGCCGGCGAGATCGTCGAACGGTTCGGATCCGTCGACGTGCCAGCCCGCACGGCGCCCGGCGTCGTCGTCGCCGCAATGGCGTCAGTAGACGATGTGGCCACGCTGACCACTGAAATCCGTGGTGCCTTGCCGAGATTCGAGGCCGCCGGCATCCGGGAGACTCGGCTGTTCCGTGCTTTCGACGATGGTCACGAGGTGATGATCCTGCAGGAACTCGACGACGAGGACCGCGCGCGGCAGTGGATCGAAAATCCCGACCACGCCGCCCCGTGGATAGCGGGTGCCGGCAGGGGCGCCTATCCACCGGTGTTCGTCGGCACGTTCTCCGACATGATGCGCATCGAAGAATGA
- a CDS encoding FadD3 family acyl-CoA ligase has protein sequence MVSSAADRFGDAEAIVDGPLRYTFRDVVDRIRCAAGAFADLGIAKGDRVALWAPNSAEWIIAAFGLLTAGGVLVPVNTRFKPEEAGDIITRSAAKAVLVHKGFLGQDFTAPAGIPVIDLKSDFLSSGSPFERSVSGTDIADIIFTSGTTGRPKGAMMNHYQTLRMYEEWATLADLREGDRYLQINPYFHTFGLKAGLISSFLRGATMLPLAVFDVDSVVNLIDQERITMLPGPPTMYHSLLTVSDKTKLATLRAGVTGAADIPVELVRRIHDELPFQTLMTGYGLTEAGNVTLSRPGDSFEDVATTAGLPCEDVEVRIADDGEVLVRGYGVMQGYLDDPVATANAIDSDGWLHTGDLGNFDDAGRLRIDGRKKDMFIVGGFNAYPAEIEGFMLEHPAVAQVAVVGVPDERLGQVGKAFVVTKAPVSESDLMSWCRERMAGFKAPRYVEFLSELPLNATGKVMKDQLR, from the coding sequence ATGGTCTCGAGCGCAGCGGACCGCTTCGGTGACGCAGAAGCGATTGTCGACGGTCCGCTGCGCTACACCTTTCGCGACGTTGTCGACCGGATCCGCTGCGCTGCGGGAGCTTTCGCTGACCTAGGCATCGCCAAAGGCGACCGCGTCGCGCTCTGGGCACCGAACTCGGCGGAATGGATCATCGCCGCCTTCGGACTGCTCACCGCCGGGGGCGTGTTGGTGCCGGTGAACACGCGGTTCAAGCCGGAGGAAGCCGGCGACATCATCACCCGCAGCGCGGCCAAAGCTGTCCTCGTCCACAAGGGTTTCCTCGGTCAGGATTTCACCGCACCGGCCGGCATACCCGTCATCGACCTGAAGTCCGATTTCCTTTCCAGCGGCTCACCATTCGAGCGATCGGTCAGCGGCACCGATATCGCCGACATCATCTTCACCTCCGGCACCACCGGACGCCCCAAGGGCGCGATGATGAACCACTACCAGACGCTGCGGATGTACGAGGAATGGGCCACGCTCGCGGATCTGCGCGAGGGTGACCGCTACCTCCAGATCAACCCGTACTTCCACACTTTCGGCCTGAAGGCGGGCTTGATCTCCTCGTTCCTGCGTGGTGCGACGATGCTGCCACTCGCGGTGTTCGATGTCGACTCGGTGGTGAATCTCATTGACCAAGAACGCATCACAATGCTGCCCGGTCCGCCGACGATGTACCACTCGTTGCTGACGGTCTCCGATAAGACCAAGCTCGCGACGCTGCGGGCAGGGGTGACCGGTGCCGCCGACATCCCGGTCGAACTGGTGCGCCGCATCCACGACGAGCTGCCCTTCCAGACGCTGATGACCGGCTACGGCCTTACCGAAGCCGGCAACGTGACGCTGTCGCGGCCCGGAGACTCGTTCGAGGACGTGGCCACCACCGCGGGCCTGCCTTGCGAGGACGTCGAGGTGCGCATCGCCGACGACGGCGAGGTGCTGGTCCGGGGATACGGGGTGATGCAGGGCTACCTCGACGACCCCGTGGCCACCGCGAACGCGATCGACAGCGACGGCTGGCTGCACACCGGAGATCTGGGGAATTTCGACGATGCCGGTCGGCTGAGGATCGACGGGCGTAAAAAGGACATGTTCATCGTTGGCGGCTTCAATGCCTACCCTGCTGAAATCGAGGGCTTCATGCTGGAACACCCCGCGGTCGCTCAGGTCGCCGTCGTCGGTGTGCCCGACGAGCGGCTCGGGCAGGTGGGCAAGGCCTTCGTGGTGACGAAAGCGCCTGTGTCGGAGTCCGACCTGATGTCGTGGTGCCGCGAACGGATGGCTGGGTTCAAGGCCCCGCGATATGTCGAATTCCTCAGTGAGTTGCCGTTGAACGCCACTGGGAAGGTGATGAAGGACCAGCTTCGATGA
- a CDS encoding amidohydrolase family protein has protein sequence MGQLSHREDVPFPIFDADNHLYEPPEALTKFLPKEYKDYVQYVQINGRTKIAIRGQISNYIPNPTFEVVARPGAWEEYFKYGNPDGKTKRELFGEPMRAIPAFFEPGPRLEEMNKLGLDRTLMFPTLASLLEERLRDDPVAIHVLVHALNEWLDEVWGFNYQNRIFTTPVITLPIVEKAIEELEWAVKRGARCILVRPAPVPGFRGPRSFAVPEFDPFWERVVEHDLLVGMHSSDSGYSRYTSEWDGADQEMLPFQTNAMGILNEWRPIQDSVGSWVIHGALYRHPKLKVAIVEAGSKWMTPLLDGLAEVFRKAPEAFPSDPVEMVKNRIHVSPFFEDGIDDLVNLVGVDQVLYGSDWPHPEGLAEPTFYVNALSHLSVDDQAKIMGGNLSRLVTV, from the coding sequence ATGGGCCAGCTGTCGCACCGGGAAGACGTCCCGTTTCCGATCTTTGACGCCGACAACCATCTCTACGAACCGCCGGAGGCGCTGACCAAGTTCCTGCCCAAGGAGTACAAGGACTATGTCCAGTACGTCCAGATCAACGGGCGGACCAAGATCGCGATCCGCGGCCAGATCAGCAACTACATCCCCAACCCGACCTTCGAGGTCGTCGCCCGGCCGGGTGCCTGGGAGGAGTACTTCAAATACGGCAACCCGGACGGCAAGACCAAGCGCGAACTGTTCGGTGAGCCGATGCGGGCCATCCCGGCGTTCTTCGAGCCCGGACCACGCCTGGAGGAGATGAACAAGCTGGGTCTGGACCGCACCCTGATGTTCCCGACGCTGGCCAGCCTGCTGGAGGAGCGGCTGCGCGACGACCCGGTCGCCATCCACGTCCTGGTCCACGCGCTCAACGAGTGGCTCGATGAGGTCTGGGGCTTCAACTACCAGAACCGGATCTTCACCACCCCGGTCATCACCCTGCCGATCGTCGAGAAGGCGATCGAGGAGTTGGAATGGGCGGTCAAGCGCGGTGCACGCTGCATCCTGGTCCGTCCGGCACCGGTCCCAGGCTTCCGCGGCCCGCGGTCGTTCGCGGTGCCCGAGTTTGACCCGTTCTGGGAGCGGGTCGTCGAGCACGACCTGCTGGTCGGTATGCACTCCAGCGACAGCGGCTACTCCCGCTACACCTCGGAATGGGACGGCGCCGACCAGGAGATGCTGCCGTTCCAGACCAACGCGATGGGCATCCTCAACGAGTGGCGGCCGATCCAGGACTCGGTCGGGTCGTGGGTGATCCATGGTGCGCTCTACCGCCATCCCAAGCTGAAGGTCGCGATCGTCGAGGCCGGCTCGAAGTGGATGACCCCGTTGCTCGACGGACTGGCCGAGGTCTTCCGGAAGGCCCCGGAGGCGTTCCCGAGCGACCCCGTCGAGATGGTCAAGAACCGGATCCACGTCAGCCCGTTCTTCGAGGACGGCATCGACGATCTGGTCAACCTCGTCGGCGTGGATCAGGTGTTGTACGGCTCGGACTGGCCGCATCCGGAAGGACTGGCGGAGCCGACCTTCTACGTCAACGCGCTGTCGCACCTGTCCGTGGACGACCAGGCGAAGATCATGGGCGGCAACCTGTCTCGTCTCGTCACGGTATAG
- a CDS encoding TetR/AcrR family transcriptional regulator has protein sequence MTSERRIGAPEAKNRGVLLDAAEHLMLEEGYAAVTSRRVAEKAALKPQLVHYYFRTMDDLFLAAFRRRAEAGLEVQAQVLQSPQPLWALWRFSTDPAATAITMEFIAVANHRKALKAEIAYYAERFREEQRKALTTILDRYDVARVQIPPLVWSVLMTSVSRVLVIERALDMSAGHDETIEIVESYLRHLEGDPEI, from the coding sequence ATGACGTCGGAGCGCAGGATCGGGGCGCCGGAAGCCAAGAACCGCGGCGTCCTGCTCGACGCTGCCGAACACCTGATGCTCGAAGAAGGCTATGCCGCAGTCACTTCGCGTCGGGTGGCGGAAAAAGCGGCGCTGAAACCACAGCTGGTCCACTACTACTTCCGCACCATGGACGACTTGTTCCTCGCGGCGTTCCGGCGTCGCGCCGAAGCGGGCCTCGAGGTGCAGGCGCAGGTGCTGCAATCCCCGCAACCGTTGTGGGCGCTGTGGCGGTTCAGCACCGATCCGGCCGCCACCGCGATCACCATGGAGTTCATCGCGGTGGCCAACCACCGCAAAGCGCTGAAGGCCGAAATCGCCTACTACGCGGAGCGCTTTCGCGAGGAGCAACGCAAAGCGCTGACGACGATCCTGGATCGTTACGACGTTGCCCGGGTGCAAATCCCGCCGTTGGTGTGGTCGGTGCTGATGACAAGCGTGTCCCGGGTGCTGGTGATCGAGCGGGCGCTCGACATGTCCGCCGGGCATGACGAGACGATCGAGATCGTCGAGAGCTATCTGCGCCATTTGGAAGGCGACCCCGAAATCTAG